In the Euphorbia lathyris chromosome 5, ddEupLath1.1, whole genome shotgun sequence genome, one interval contains:
- the LOC136228839 gene encoding uncharacterized protein translates to MASTLSSSIVQTLSLRRDINAHSPPYKAQSLKPAPTAFSSRRQLIFLLTAAPALTVRESASIAQDIPLFGLRKKLKKVEEETEELVKEGFETAERGIETAEKGIETVEKGIERTEREIEGAVNFGALAQAGTVAGAEVIGVVVATAVVNGILGPESQKS, encoded by the coding sequence ATGGCTTCCACACTCTCTTCATCTATCGTACAAACCCTCTCGCTCCGTCGTGACATCAATGCGCACTCTCCGCCTTACAAAGCGCAGAGTCTTAAACCCGCGCCGACTGCTTTCTCCAGCAGAAGGCAGCTAATCTTCCTTCTAACAGCGGCACCGGCATTGACGGTAAGAGAATCGGCGTCGATAGCGCAGGATATACCGTTATTCGGACTGAGGAAGAAGCTGAAGAAAGTGGAGGAGGAAACAGAGGAACTGGTGAAGGAAGGTTTCGAGACGGCGGAGAGAGGAATTGAAACAGCGGAGAAAGGGATAGAGACAGTGGAGAAAGGAATTGAGAGAACAGAGAGAGAAATCGAAGGGGCGGTGAACTTTGGGGCACTGGCACAGGCGGGTACAGTGGCCGGAGCAGAAGTGATCGGCGTCGTAGTGGCGACTGCGGTGGTGAATGGGATTTTGGGACCTGAAAGTCAAAAATCATGA
- the LOC136229353 gene encoding wall-associated receptor kinase-like 14: MILQETPKLGLVFIAIILVFSSTRAQSQSHNHHHNSSNHCQRSCGKDNSIKWVQYPFGFSSDCGIELKCDELTGDFKIGELKVQNITPNGLFVSLPSECNRSLESIEPLFSVGRGYSPAWGNGLLLQNCSSPWSSCLIPTSRITDQFPVESCDAKSDNISCYSMEKSEMDILSYSDLESTQCKFVFSSFVVANSSSSPGFSLEFERVELEWWLNGSCEANGSSCHRNGSCKNVSLGNGTTGYRCLCNDGFTGDGFKHGEGCRTVSGCNPSKYINGQCGGTTRIGVLVGGILAGAALMAGLASLCYFIRRRSTSLRNTLSAKRLLCEAAGNSSVPFYPYREIERATNGFSDKQRLGIGAYGTVYAGKLYSDEWVAIKKIRHRDTDSIDQVMNEIKLLSSVSHPNLVRLLGCCIEEGEPILVYEFMPNGTLCQHLQRERGKALPWTIRLTIAAETANAIAYLHSAMNPPIYHRDIKSSNILLDYSYKSKVADFGLSRLGMTESSHISTAPQGTPGYLDPQYHQYFHLSDKSDVYSFGVVLVEIITAQKVVDFARPHSEVNLAALAIDRIGRGCVDEIIDPYIEQHRDAWTLSSIHNVAELAFRCLAFHRDMRPSMTEVAEELEHIRLSAWVPNMYIDSPTGSPCSSPDNRSEKSSGVGSIKKASRRVLVPQRTADCVTSLETVKDTSPVSVQDPWLSEQSSPSTNSLLGNAVQS, from the exons ATGATTCTTCAAGAAACCCCCAAATTGGGACTGGTTTTTATCGCTATAATTTTGGTGTTTTCATCAACTAGAGCTCAATCTCAATCTCACAATCATCATCATAATTCATCGAATCATTGCCAGAGATCTTGCGGGAAAGACAATTCAATCAAATGGGTTCAATACCCATTTGGGTTTTCATCTGATTGTGGAATCGAATTGAAATGCGACGAGCTCACCGGAGACTTCAAAATCGGTGAATTAAAGGTtcaaaacataaccccaaatggGTTATTCGTATCTCTCCCATCTGAATGCAACCGTTCTCTGGAATCAATTGAGCCTCTTTTCTCCGTCGGCCGGGGATATTCTCCGGCGTGGGGAAATGGGTTGCTTTTGCAAAATTGCAGCAGTCCTTGGAGCAGTTGTCTTATACCCACAAGCAGAATCACTGATCAGTTTCCGGTTGAGAGCTGTGATGCTAAAAGCGATAACATAAGTTGCTATTCCATGGAGAAATCGGAAATGGATATACTGAGTTACTCCGATTTGGAGTCAACTCAGTGTAAGTTTGTGTTCTCTTCGTTTGTGGTGGCTAACAGTAGTAGTAGCCCAGGGTTTTCGCTTGAGTTCGAGCGAGTTGAGTTGGAGTGGTGGCTGAATGGGAGTTGTGAAGCTAATGGGAGTAGTTGTCATCGGAATGGGAGTTGCAAGAATGTTAGTCTCGGTAATGGGACGACTGGGTATCGGTGCTTGTGTAATGATGGGTTCACCGGAGATGGGTTCAAACATGGGGAAGGTTGCCGGACAG TCTCTGGTTGCAATCCCTCGAAGTATATTAATGGCCAATGCGGTGGAACTACGCGAATTGGTGTTCTTGTTGGAG GGATTCTTGCTGGAGCTGCTCTAATGGCTGGCCTGGCCTCCCTTTGTTACTTTATTCGTCGGAGGTCTACTTCTTTGCGAAACACGCTGAGCGCGAAGCGACTTCTATGTGAAGCCGCTGGCAACTCGAGTGTTCCCTTTTATCCATACAGAGAAATAGAGAGAGCCACTAATGGTTTCTCAGATAAACAAAGGCTAGGTATTGGAGCTTACGGCACGGTTTATGCAGGAAAACTTTACAGTGATGAATGGGTTGCCATTAAAAAGATCCGACATAGAGATACTGATAGCATTGATCAAGTCATGAATGAAATTAAGCTTCTTTCCTCGGTAAGCCACCCGAATCTGGTTCGTCTCTTAGGTTGTTGCATAGAGGAGGGTGAACCGATCCTCGTGTACGAATTTATGCCCAATGGAACCTTATGCCAACATCTACAAAGAGAGAGGGGCAAAGCCCTTCCGTGGACAATTCGGCTCACGATTGCTGCTGAAACTGCCAATGCTATTGCCTATCTCCATTCCGCTATGAATCCACCGATTTATCACCGAGACATCAAATCGAGTAATATCCTCTTGGATTACAGCTATAAGTCGAAGGTAGCTGACTTCGGTCTTTCTAGACTTGGAATGACCGAGTCGTCTCATATTTCAACAGCCCCGCAAGGGACTCCAGGCTATCTCGATCCTCAATACCATCAATACTTCCATCTTTCCGACAAAAGTGACGTTTACAGTTTCGGAGTAGTTCTTGTAGAGATCATAACTGCACAAAAAGTCGTCGATTTTGCTCGTCCTCACAGCGAGGTAAACTTAGCTGCTCTTGCAATCGATAGGATTGGAAGGGGCTGTGTTGACGAGATAATAGATCCATACATCGAACAACATAGAGACGCTTGGACATTGTCATCAATACATAACGTAGCAGAACTTGCTTTTAGGTGCCTCGCATTTCACCGAGACATGAGGCCTTCTATGACGGAAGTCGCGGAAGAGCTAGAGCACATCAGGCTTAGTGCATGGGTTCCAAACATGTACATAGATTCACCCACAGGTTCCCCTTGCTCATCACCGGACAATAGAAGCGAGAAGTCGTCAGGCGTCGGCTCGATTAAAAAAGCGAGCCGGAGAGTGCTTGTTCCGCAACGGACAGCAGATTGTGTAACTTCACTAGAGACAGTGAAGGATACTTCACCTGTTTCTGTCCAAGATCCTTGGTTAAGTGAGCAGAGCTCACCTTCAACAAATAGTTTGTTGGGCAATGCAGTTCAGTcataa
- the LOC136228540 gene encoding thioredoxin-like protein HCF164, chloroplastic produces the protein MARVVSSPFALHRFRPYFQASQPPPPLFKPSSPSLNKLRKFPTLIACQTDPNPTETSTPLEKVIDEPASDSTSGLPEFPNKNVNQQVALVSVLAALGLFLSSRLDFGVSLKDLSAAALPYEEALSNGKPTVVEFYADWCEVCRELAPDVYKVEQQFKDRVNFVMLNVDNTKWEQELDEFGVEGIPHFAFLDKKGNEEGNVVGRFPRKYFLENVDALARGEASVPHARVVGQYSSAEARKVHQVADPRSHG, from the exons ATGGCTCGTGTGGTTTCAAGCCCCTTTGCCCTCCATAGATTCCGCCCTTATTTTCAAGCTTCTcaacctcctcctcctctcttcAAACCCTCTTCCCCCTCCCTTAATAAGCTTCGTAAATTCCCTACTCTAATAGCTTGCCAAACAGATCCCAATCCCACTGAAACCTCCACACCACTG GAAAAAGTGATTGATGAGCCTGCTTCAGATTCAACTTCTGGATTGCCTGAATTTCCTAACAAGAATGTCAATCAGCAAGTAGCATTGGTTTCTGTGCTTGCCGCACTCGGTCTTTTCTTATCTTCTCGGCTGGATTTTGGGGTTTCTTTGAAGGACCTCTCCGCTGCTGCTCTACCTTACGAAGAG GCACTCTCCAATGGGAAGCCAACTGTTGTTGAGTTCTATGCAGATTGGTGTGAAGTATGTCGAGAATTAGCCCCAGATGTCTACAAAGTTGAACAGCAATTCAA GGATCGTGTTAATTTTGTTATGCTGAATGTTGATAACACAAAGTGGGAACAAGAGCTTGATGAGTTTGGTGTTGAGGGTATTCCACACTTTGCATTCTTGGACAAAAAGGGGAATGAAGAGGGTAATGTAGTTGGTAGATTTCCTAGGAAATACTTTCTTGAGAATGTCGATGCTCTTGCACGCGGGGAAGCAAGTGTTCCTCATGCTCGTGTTGTTGGACAATATTCAAGTGCCGAGGCCAGGAAGGTGCATCAAGTTGCTGATCCTAGAAGTCATGGATAG